One Ranitomeya imitator isolate aRanImi1 chromosome 1, aRanImi1.pri, whole genome shotgun sequence DNA window includes the following coding sequences:
- the LOC138641640 gene encoding uncharacterized protein encodes MPYMFSSIFWLCYFDLTNMSDHVYLSTTQRVLLHWVLSRRFGQPYPVNADPRRRRRRLWVHPLLTQRQSKGHFQRLYSALRAHPDKFYLYTRMSIRTFDMLMEMLRPGLTYQDTWMRKAISAEERLLLTLRFLSTGLSYAGLHLEFLIGRSTISVIVRTTCSQIWLKLNEVVMPEPKMEDWVKIATGFQNNCDFPNCIGAVDGKHIRVRKPPNSGSQFYNYKQFFSVVLLAVADSNYRFIIVDIGAYGRTGDSRVFNSSIMGRRLRDNQLNLPPPQQLPGSNAEAVPFVLVGDEAFQLTRHVMRPYPRLCNSAE; translated from the exons atgccctatatgttctctagcatattttggctgtgttactttgaccttacaaacatgtctgaccatgtgtatttaagcacaactcagcgggtgttgcttcactgggtgttgtctcgtcgctttggccagccatatccggtcaatgcagatccgcgaaggaggagacgaagattgtgggtgcatcctctattgacacaacgccagagtaaaggacatttccagagactctattcagctttgagggcccatccagacaaattttacctgtatactcgcatgtccatcaggacttttgacatgttgatggagatgttacgtcctggcctcacctatcaggacacctggatgagaaaagccatctctgctgaggagcgtctgctcctaaccttacg cttcctgtccacaggcttgtcctatgcgggtctacacctggagtttctcattgggcgttctaccatttcagtcattgttaggacaacctgttcccaaatatggctgaaacttaacgaagttgtgatgccggagccaaaaatggaggattgggtcaaaatcgccactggtttccaaaataattgtgacttccctaactgcattggagctgtggatgggaaacatatcagggtgcgtaagccgccgaactctggttcccaattctacaattataagcagtttttctctgtagttctgttagcagttgctgacagcaactacaggtttataattgtagacattggggcctatggccgaactggagactctagggtcttcaattcgtccataatgggtcggcggctacgtgacaaccagttgaacctcccaccaccacaacaactcccaggctccaatgcggaagcagtgccttttgttttggttggagatgaggccttccaactgacgaggcacgtcatgaggccttaccccaggc tctgcaattcagctgagtga
- the LOC138658020 gene encoding mediator of RNA polymerase II transcription subunit 15-like: MDLRPTQSNLTDRETGSDSELVIDPVGEGEEVAGPSAAPSGARPTASSSSGHPAPAAAEENQEAPQFSSAAAAPAPSQDDPGNSSSPTVALDQSPQAAVRPQRARRRRELRQSRRNVDAGVMNYLARVREDDGEEGFTRSLAQYLRSIERELRLRLRGCFQILIDACTPPNNPYNLMQMIEQWQMSPDNILRPQRLQGLHAQQGSEAPPLRQPTPPPQPTTNQQWQPQHHIAGYQHPSQYGHLSRPSAGGWSQPGFGQYGHFGLGYDSRTYGQQHQGYLPNPGPTHQSGQHQSRQNFPQATITSAQAAGQLGLQRPPDADTDQSTSPLPTYQDL, encoded by the exons atggacctcaggcc aactcagtctaacctcactgacagggagacagggtctgactcagaactggtcattgacccagttggagaaggtgaagaggtggctggtccatctgctgctccctccggcGCAAGACCTACAGCATCTTCCTCATCTGGccacccagctccagctgcagcTGAAGAAaaccaagaggccccacagttctcttctgcagcagcagcaccagcacctagccaggatgaccctgggaatagcagcagcccaactgttgccctggaccaatccccacaggctgcagtcagaccccagcgtgcacgacgcaggagagagcttcgccaaagcaggagaaatgtggatgctggggtcatgaactatttggcccgggttcgagaggatgatggggaggagggattcacacggagccttgcccagtatttacgctccatagagcgggagttgaggctgcgtttgagagggtgttttcagatccttattgacgcatgcacccccccaaataacccatacaatctgatgcagatgattgaacagtggcagatgtcacctgataatattctgcggcctcagagattacaaggcctgcatgcgcaacaaggatctgaagcaccccctctacgtcagccaacacctccaccccaacccacaactaaccaacaatggcaacctcagcaccatattgcaggatatcagcacccatcccaatatggccacttgtccagacccagtgctggaggctggtcccaaccggggtttggacaatatggtcattttgggttggggtatgattcccgcacatatgggcagcaacatcagggttatctcccaaatcctggccccactcatcaaagtggccagcatcagagcaggcagaatttCCCGCAGGCCACTATAACATCCgcacaggctgctggacaattgggcctacaaaggccacctgatgctgacacagaccaatccacttctccacttcctacgtaccaggacttgtaa